CAATAACGCCCTCAACAAGAGGGCGTTTGTAATTATGAGGCTGTATCAATATTTTACTAAATTAGGCTTCAAATTCCACGTCAGTCGGATACACTGTTACCAGTAACATAACTCAAAAATAATAATTACTAATTATGTCGAATAAGAAAAAACGTCCTACATTACAAGATGTTGCCAACCTCGTTGGTGTCACTAAAATGACCGTCAGTCGCTGCCTGCGAGACTCTTCTCAAGTATCAGAAGCGCTGCGAGATAAGATCAGCTATGCAGTAGACGAGCTAGGTTATATCCCTAATCGTGCGCCAGATATTCTCTCCAACGCTAAAAGCAATGCGATTGGTGTGCTAGTTCCCTCGTTAACCAACCAAGTTTTTGCTGAGGTTATTCGTGGTATTGAGCAAGTTACCGCACCTGCAGGCTACCAAACCATGATTGCTCACTATGGCTATAGCGCTGAACTCGAAGAGCAGAGCATTGCTTCACTGCTTTCTTACAACGTTGATGCGATTATCCTTTCAGAAAACGTGCACACCGATAGAGCGCGTAAAATGCTGCAGACTGTTTCTATCCCTGTGATTGAAATTATGGATTCAGTGTCGCCAAGAATTGAACAAGCGGTTGGCTTTGATAACTTCGAAGCGGCTAGAGCGATGACCAAAACCATGCTCGAACGAGGGCGTACCAATATAGCTTATTTGGCTGCTCGAATGGATGAACGTACTCGATTGAAAATGGCAGACTATGAGCATGCGATGCAAGAAGCCGATAAAACGCCAGTAACGCTGCAAACGGAAGACGCGTCCTCGTTTACTTTAGGCGCAAAGCTGATTGGTGAACTATTAGAAAAGCACCCAGAAGTGAATGGTATCTTTTGTACTAACGATGATTTAGCGATTGGCGCCTTTTACGAATGTGTACGTCGTGGTATTCAAGTACCTGATCAGATGGCGATTGCAGGTTTCCACGGACATGACATTACGGTGGCGATGACGCCTCGTTTAGCGACTGTCGTAACACCTAGGGAGCAGATTGGTAAAGTCGCTGCAGAGCAAGTAGTAGCGCGTCTACAAGGTAATAAAGAATGGATAGCGAAGTTGGACCTCGGTTATGAGATTGAAGTGGGGGAGAGTATTTAATTTTACACTTCGGCTTTGATCTTCATCTTCATCGGATTCAAACTAAAACGCCCTTAACGATATGAATTTCCTAAGGGCGTTTTCTATTTATCTAGCAAAAAGTGTATGTAGTAACAGGCTCAACCCGCTAAAGATTGAGCATCTTGTTGCTTCAATACTTTGTGACCATCTTCAGTGACGCCACGTTTCCAGTAACTGCTGATGTAGATGTTTTCTTTCGCGACTTCTTTTTCGTTGCGGAAGTACTGCCTTAGCTCGCGCATGCTTTCAAATTCACACGCTGTCCATACTGAAACCTGACCATCTAACCATTCTGTGTTACGCACGGTTTGTGAAAGTGACTCTGAGGTTTCATCTTCAATCAACCAGGTTACATTGATGCCTCGAGGGGTTTCAAGTACTTGCTTATCTGCTGCAGAATTGATTTGAATGACAGCGTGACCAGTTGCTGTTTCCGGAAGCGTTTTTACTTTTGCAGAGAGCGCAGGTAGCGACGTCATATCTGCTACCAAGAAGAACCAATCCGATTCTAGATTCAGCCCTTGAATTAATCCAGGGCCTGCCACTGAAACCGTGTCACCTACTTCTGCGTTCATTGCCCATCTTGCGGCAAAGCCACATTGCAGATCTGTGGTGATGTGGCGTACGAAATCAACCTCAATAAACTTCTCTGTAGGGTTGTATTGACGAATGGTGTAAGTGCGCATGGTTGGGCGCTCACCGTCATTCAGTTGGCTTAAGTCAGTCGTGCCTAGTGGCGAGAACAAAAGCTTGATGTAGCCACCGGCACACTCTGTTGGGTACTTACTTAATCCCTCACCACTAAGCGTTATACGCTGCATATTCGGTGTAATTGTTGAGGTTTGAGTAACGGTTAATGTGATGGGGCTAGGCTTGCTCATATAAGGCTCTCTTAGATTTTGATTTCTACATCATAATCCTGATTCAGAGTATACTCAATACTAATGGTTATCATTTACCTTTATTTACACAGATGTCACATGACTTGAATGCTCTCGTTTATATTAGTAACAATCTCAACAAAAAAGCCCTTTAGGAAAACTAAAGGGCTTGATGTATTAGAGAGGGTTGAAGCGAGCGGAACTAGCTGTTTGCTTGCTCTAGTTCAATCGTTTCTTCAGCCGTTTTCGCGGCTTCTAGCATCTTACGAATAATGAACGATGCAGCCATTGCGATGCCCACCATCACTACCGCTAAAACAGTTAGCATTTGGAAGTAATCGCCGTAAACCGTTTGTACGATCTCTTGCGTGATTTGTTGACCTTTCTCTAGAGCGATAGAGGTCGAGAATACCGCACCAACAATACCTGATAGTGCAATTGCAACAGAGAACAAGCTTACTGAGAAGTTCTCGATGTGCTTAGGTGCAACAGACAGGATGAAGGCTACAACCATAGAACCAACAATAACTTCACCAAATGCTAGGAAGAAATGGATAGCTAGGAATACTTCAGGGCGAATCAGAATATCGTCACCAACGGTCGTTACTGCCATTGTTAAGATACCAAAAGCGATTGCCGTCAGAATGAAAGAGAAACCTACTTTGGTTGCAGTAGAGAAGTGAATGTTTTTCTTTTCTAGTTTAGAGAAGATGCCCGTAATGATAGGGCCGGCAACCATACACCACAGTGGGTTCATTGCCATTGAAGCTTCTGGAGCAACAGGGATGAAGCCGAATAGATCGCCACGCATAGTGTTGATCGCTACCATTGTCATCGAAGTCATCATTTGTCCGTAGTATACGAAGAAACATGTCGTCAAGAATGTGATGATTAAAATGGTGCCCATTTTCAGCATATCTGACTTCTTCGATTTTATCATCAAAGAGACAAAGTAGATGATCGCTGCACCGCCAATTGCGTAGACGATGTTTTGGCCAATATCCATGTTAGAGAACATGAAGAATACCAAGCCAATCATAGCGGCAGAGAGACCAAGGAACGCAGCCCAGTTTTTAGTGCTTACAGGGGTTTGATCGATTTCAGCACTGGCTTCAACAAGGCCTTTGCGAACAAAGATCATCATCAGAAGCGCGGCACCCGCTAGAATAGCTGAAAGAAGGAAGCCACCGTTGAAACCAACAATAAGAACTAGCATTGGGAACAGATATTGACCTAACAGAGCACCTATATTGTTGACTGAGTAGTTGATTGGGTAGCAGTTTTCGAAATCTTCTTGAGTTTTGAACGTGCGTTTGTAAAGACTTGGGTAAGAAGGGGACATCAAACCACGCGCATAACTCGCTAAAGCAATACCACATAATGCCATCGGCACATTAGTCGCTGCAGCACCGAGTACCAGTAGAGCATAACCACTTGCGAATCCAAGAAAGGCAATGGTTAAAGATCGGTATGCGCCTAAAAACTTATCAGCAATAAAGCCACCTGCAATCGCAAATAGTGGACCAATTGCAGAGAAAGCACCTACAACCATCATGGTGTCGGCTTCATTGTAGTTAAGATCTTCAAGGAAGAAACGAGTCAAGATCACCATGACGCCATAGAACGAAAGTCCAAACATCATCTGGCAGAACATCATTGATTTGTTTAATCTATTCCACATTATTTTATTCTCACATTTGTGTTGATATGTAGTTTAATTACCCAATTATAATATCATTAGTAGCGATACATAAAATGAAACGTGCATCCCAAACAGAACTTTACTCGATATATCTTTTCTCATGAGACCATTGATATTTTTCATGAATGAAATGTGCAATATTAGATTTTGCTAGTGGATGCATGGTTGCGTGAAGTTTAGCCATTTGTGTTCGTGGTTAAATAACCAGCTATTAAAGGGAAAATTAACGTTGACTGTCTTGTAACGGTTGCTAGGTACTTATCCATTTCAATTCGCCGTTGGGCTCTAGCCATTAAAAAAGCCAGCTTGTCGGCTGGCTTTGTCGGGGTATTGATAACTAAGTTATATAATAATACGGCCTGGGTGAGAGGTTATCTAGACGAATCGTTGTAGTGTATTAAACAGTTTATTACATCCACTATTCACCCTATTCTATCGCTCACCGTAAATTAACTATTCACAAGGTGGCGCCATGTGGATCACCGCTAAGCCGCCTAAAGATGTCTCACGGTATTTCTTGTTCATGTCTTTACCTGTTTGGTACATGGTTGCGATGACCTTGTCTAACGAGATGAGACACTTGCTGGTGCGTTTCAATGCCATACGTGAAGCGTTGATGGCTTTCATTGCACCCATAGCATTACGTTCAATACACGGTACTTGAACAAGCCCGCCGATAGGGTCACATGTCATGCCCAGTGAGTGCTCCATCGCGATTTCTGCCGCAATACAGATCTGTTCGTTACTGCCGCCGCGTAAAGCTGTCAAACCTGCAGCCGCCATTGATGAAGATACGCCGACTTCGCCTTGACAACCGACTTCAGCTCCAGAAATTGAAGCATTGGTTTTGTACAAGATGCCAATTGCGCCAGATACTGCCAAGAAATCTTTGAGTTGTTTAGTGTCTAGCTCTTTAATGAAGCGGTGGTAATACATCAATACTGCTGGGATTACCCCAGCTGCGCCATTGGTAGGGGATGTCACAACTTGCCCACCCGCTGCATTCTCTTCACTCACAGCAAACGCAAAAAGGTTGATCCAATCCATGATCTCCATTGGATCGTTTTCAATCGAAGCATTCGCCTCAAGCTTTTTCAAAAGAGCAGGGGCTCGGCGCGTCACATCCAAACCGCCATCAAGTATCCCTTCTGTATCAAAACCACGTTGCATGCACAGTGACATCACCTTCCAAATTTGGTCCGCCTTCTGATCAATTACATCCATACCTTGGAAAGAAATTTCATTTCTCAGGACTAGGCCACCGAGGCTAAGTCCATTCTGGTCAGACAGTTCAAGAAGCTGATCGGCAGAAGAAAAAGGGAACTCTACTTGTGTTTTCGACTCTTGCTTTCCGTGTTGCAGTTCATCAGCGGTCGCAATGAAACCACCACCAATGGAGTAGTATGTTTCCATCTCCAGAAGACTGCCGCTTGCGTCAAACGCAGAGATAGTCATGCCATTTTCATGAAGTGGAAGATTGGTTTTGTGGAAGAGTAAATCGCTTTCTGCATCGAAATGAATTTCGTGGCTACCGCTAACCATCAAAGATTTATCTTCAATTGCTTTACGCATAGCTAAATTAGCGCTGGTTATTTTGATGGTGTCAGGGCGATTACCAAGTAAACCTAACAGGGTTGCACGATCGGTATGGTGACCGATGCCTGTTAGTGATAGTGAGCCGTATAGGTCAATTTGAATACGGGTAACTTGACCAAGTACAGGTTCAATCTTTTGGGTAAAATTGAACCCAGCGATCATTGGTCCATTGGTGTGGGAGCTGGAAGGCCCGACCCCGATTTTGTAAATGTCAAAAATAGACAGCATAGTAACTTCCTGTGAAGACGGTTCGATGAACGAACTCTGTGTAAAATTTGTATTTTGTTCGTTTCACTTTTTTCAGTGAACGTGTTCTCTGGGTGAAACAGTTCTTCGATTAAACTGGTTCTTTGCTTGAAACGTCTCTTTTATTGAAGCTCGTGTTAACAAGCGTAGAGCGATGAAACCCAAGATCGTGCTATTTTGTTTTATAGCTGCACGTTAACTCTTGCGCACTTATGATGATGCTTGCAATCGTGAGCATGATTGCGAACTACCCATAAGGATTTCAAAATACTTTTGTTAATAAGTATTGTATACATAATTCACTCCATCTAATCATAAAAACGAGACTTGAACATAAAATGAGCGTTAATTACCTCCTTATTGTGCTGGGTAAGCGACTTAATGAGAATAAATTGACTGATGAAGGAATCAGTCGAGTTGATGCTCTGGTTGAATATCTTGCTGAGCTTTTGGTAGAAGAGTCGAATCAGCAAACTGCGGTTGCATTTTGTGGTGGAGTGACAAAGGGCCAGACAATCTCCGAAGCTGATGCAATGCACGCGTATTTTCGAAATCTGGAAAGTCAATGTGAAGTTCCGTTTATGCTGAGTGCAGTTTTACTAGAACAGCTTTCGACAAATACAGTAGAGAATATTCAAAACCTAGCTTCAGAAATGATTGACAGTGGATTGTTTACTCGTGGGCAGAGTGTACGGGTAACATTCATTTCTAATGACTATCACTTGCAACGTATTTTTGACATCCAGATGTTGATGGACGAGCAAGGTTTGCTTAAGGTTCTAGTCGAGAAGTGTTCTGCACTTGGGGTAGAGCTGCAGATTGATCGTCAGCTAGAGGCTCATGTTGCGGTGCCATATCCTCATCAAAGTACTCAAGGGCAATTGTTTCTATTGATGGATGTACTGACGACCTACCGAGTCTATCTTGAAGGTGTCTCTGCGGGCGCATTTGAGAGAGACTTGGAGTCCGTAAGGCGTGAGCCTGAAAGGTTGTCCTTGGAAGCACTGATAGCCGCAAAGGAACTCGTTGGGCGTTCATCTCACTTTGAAATTGTGGACAGTTTACTCCCAATATTGGAGCGCTGTATCCAGCAAACTCCTGTCGATACTGACATAAAAAAAGTCAGGGAATATCTAGCACTGCTAGATACTAACCTGACTTTATTGAACCGTTATTTAGATCCGGAATCGGATCTCACACATCGCTGGTGGCGATAGGTGATTATTTCTTTCTCGTGATGCCAATAACGGCCTTTAAACTCGCAAAGGCAATCAGACAGTAAGCTCGAAGCTTTGTGCCTTCTTCTGCGATTTTTTAATCACGCGAACGTAATCACCGCCCGTCACATTGGCCAAAAGGCTCATGTGTTGTATTACAGTGATTAACTTTGGGTTTCTGAATCTTGCTCGTGGTGGTTGCGGTAGTATTCCCACTGCTCAATGCGTTCACCGTCTTCGAATACACAGTAAGTTGTACGTTGATCGTTTTCAGTGACAGTATCTAACTCACCATTCTGTTGAACACAGTAAACCGCAGCAGGGTTAGCCACTGATACACGTTGGCCTTCGCTATATTCTGCATAATCGTTCGCACAACCGCCCAATACAACGGCAAATACAGCCATCAAACCAATTTTCTTCATGTTCATCTCCTACGTGATAAATCTAAAAGTGAATACGTTAAGTTCTACAGAACCAGTTTAGAAGCTCTATGAAATGAGTATATTTTAGATTTCAGAAAAGGTTGTCCTAATTTGGTCAAGATATTGAAATAGGTTGATATTTCCTTATGTTTAATAACTTTTTGAGTGCTTGATCAAGCTAACTTGAGTGAAGTGACTATTGAGCTACTTTCGGCTGGTTAGTGGTGTGCGCTGGTTATTGCGAATCGAGAGCCATGAACTCACCAAGGCAACATGGAGAAAGCAGGTGTACTTGTGTGGGGATGTGAGCCTCGAATCTATTGATGATTATGATATGATGCCGCCAAATTCAGTAAAGCAGTCAGAATCATGAGACACCTAAAAACAACCATCCATCCTGATATCGATCATCTAGACAATAAAACGGTCTATAAGCGCAACGCTGCCCGTGCCATTGTGTTAGATGGCGAAGACATTCTGATGCTTTATACAGAGCGTTATCACGACTACACCATCCCTGGTGGTGGCTTGGACGAAGGTGAAGATGTCATTGCTGGTATGGTTCGTGAATTGGAAGAAGAGACTGGCGCTAAGAATATCCATAGCATCAAGCCGTTCGGCATTTTTGAAGAATTTCGTCCTTGGTACAAAGATGATGCGGACATAGTGCACATGATTTCTTACTGCTACTCATGCAAGATCGATAGTGAGCTTGGTGAAACGGCTTACGAAGATTATGAAGTGAAAAACGGGATGAAACCGGTTTGGATGAATATCCATGAAGCGATCGCTCACAACGAGAAGACCATGGCCGAGAGCCCTAAAAAGGGTATGAGTATTGAACGTGAAACCTTTTTGCTGCATTTGATTGCCAAAGAGATGCTTTAGCCTTTATCAATACAAGCCTGTTAAGCTTTTTACTTGCCGCCACTTTTGGCGGCAAACTTGTTTCTAGCGATGCTAAAATGTAATAGCGAAAACTAATTATTAAATATGGTTGATATTGTCAACTATGTGTTTTTGATGTACCTTTACCTCAGCGATGACCCTATTTAGCTAAACTGCTCGGTTAAATCGCTAAATCGCTAAATCGCTAAATCTCGCTGTGAGCCTGCCCTAAACAAAGAATACTATGAATAAAAGACAGTTTATTGCCCATTACCTGCGCATGAATCGCACCTCTTACTTTTTGGCGATTGTGTTCATTTTTCTCGTCAACTGGTTGCAAGTTGAGATCCCTCGCTATATTCAACTCGCCATAGATTTGATTGATGATGCTTCTCTCAGTGGCCATCAACAACTTCAAAGTTATGTGTGGATGGTAGTTGGCATGTCGGTCGCTATGGTAGTAGTACGTATTCTGTCTCGTATTTACGCGCTTAATCCAGGGCGAATTACAGAGGCTGCACTTAAAAGTACATTGCTCAAAAATTTAAATCGTTTACCGAATAGTTTTCATGAGCGTTTTGCTTCTGGTCGGCTAATATCCATTATCAATAATGATCTTGGTGGCATACGCTTGTTGTTTGGTGTGGGTTTCCTCCAGTTCTTTAATGCGCTGCTGGCGTTGTCGCTGACACCTCTTTACATGTGGCGCATATCGCCAGAATTAACGCTTTATTCGATTATTCCTATCTCAATCGCTTTTGTGATTTTCCGTGTGGGTTTTAAACGCATGAAAGCACTGCATTTAGAGCACATGAAACGTCTGCAAAACCTGTCTGCTCAGCTAATGAGTTACCTATCTGGGATTGACTTGATTAAGAGCCAGCAGATGTCACCTTGGGTGAAAGCTGAAACTGAAAAGCTTAATCAGTTATTACTTGAATGCCGCCTTAAAATTACACGTATCCAAGTCTTCTTTATGCCGGTACTCGACTACGCCAATGACCTGATGAAAATCATCATTCTTGGGCTTGGTGGCTACATGTTAATGAGACAAGAGCTAACCCTTGGTGAGATTACCGCCTTTCTGACTTACTCCGTTTTGTTGGCAATGCCATTGATGCAATTAGGCAGAATCGCGACCATTTATCAACGTGGCATGGTGGGCATTCAAAGTGCACAAACCATTCTTAATGCCAAAGTTCCAGAGCTTGATGAAGGTAAGCTTACTGAGTTAGACGTTGAATCGCTGAAGGGAAAAACGTTCTCTATTCGCAACCTCAACTTCAGCTATTCAGGTGAAGAACGTCTGATTCTCGATGACATCAGCTTTGACATTCCTGCAGGTAAGAAAGTAGGTGTGCTAGGCGGAATCGGAGCGGGTAAAACAACCTTAGTGAACTGCTTGAACCACCACTTGGATGTACCACAAGGTTCTATTTTCCTTGGCGAAAGAGATATCACTAGCTTCTCACGCAGTGACTTACGTCGTTACGTGAAAACTGTGACTCAAGACCCTTATTTGTTCTCCGCAACTGTTGAAGACAATATTCGTTTTGGTAGTTCAGATACTGAATTAGCGAAGAGTCAGGTTAATGAGGTTTTAGAGCTAAGTCAGTTAGCCAGTGATGTCACTCGCTTTGAGCATGGCGATCAAACCTTAGTCGGTGAAAAAGGGATCATGTTGTCTGGTGGCCAGAAGCAGCGATTAAGTATTGCTCGTGCTTTATTGCAGCCAACCGACCTGATTATTATGGATAACGTTTTATCGGCTGTCGACTATGAAACAGAACGTAGGATCTTAGAAGGCTTGTTTAAGCGTTTGGAAAATCAATCCGTTCTTGTGGTTTCACACCGCGTGAATGCCCTTGAATATATGGATGAAATCATCGTCTTGAATGAAGGCAAAGTGATCGCGAAGGGCGACCACGCCACGTTATTGAAAACGTGCGATTACTATTACGATACATGGCAACTACAGCAGAATGAAACGGAGGCAGCAGCATGTTAAAAGGTGTTGATCTCAAGTACCTCAAGCACTTTTTTAAGTTTGCTAAGAAATACAAAGGTTCTGCGATTCTGGGTATCGCAATGCTTCCTCTCTCTGTCATCACGAGTTTGTTGTTCCCGTGGCTGATCATTCAAGTGATCGATGTACAACTGAGTCATGGGGATATGGATGGATTGCTCGAGTATGTCTTCTATCTCGTTGTTGTGCTGGTGGCTAGCTATGTAGTGGATACCACTTATTCATATAACCTGCGTAAAACGGGGCAATACACGATAACTGACATGCGCTCAGTATTGTTTGCTCGCGTGCTTAAACTCCCACGCAGCTATTTTGATAACACTCCGATTGGTGTCACGCTTTCAAGGTTAACCAGTGACTTGGAAACCATCGGCGAGACTTTTGTTCAATCAGTTGTCGGTTTAGTGAAAGATAGTATCAACACCATTGCTTTGTTGGTGATGATGTTTTTCATTGATTGGCAGTTAACATTGATAGTTTTGGTTATCATGCCGCCAGTGATGTACTTAACGGTGTATGTGAGAAATCGACTTCGAGCATTGTATAAAGTTACCCGTTCTACATTGGCTCGCGGTATTGGCTTTCTACAAGAAGTTTTGTTTGGTATGAAAACCGTTCAGATGTACCGAGCGGAAGAGCAAGTCGAAAAGCGCTATCAAGGCTATACCGATGAATTCTTGAGAGCGCAGAAAAAGATTAATAAATACGATGCGATTTTGTTCTCGTTTATTTCTGGTATTACTTCAGTCACTATCGCAATCATGATCTGGTATGGCTCAGAGCAAGTTATTGAAGGGGCTCTGACTTTAGGTGTGCTGATTGCTTTCATCAACACCTTAGAGAAAGTGTTTGTACCTATTCGAGACTTTACCTCCCAAATAGCTTCGATTCAGAGTTCATTTGCCGCTTTTGACCATATTGAAGAGTTGTTTGTTGAGCCGACAGAAGAGGAAGGGCGCAACCTGCTGCCATCTAACAAGGTTGAAAAACAGCTCGAACAGTTTGTGAGTCTTGAGTTTAAGAACGTGAGTTTCCGTTACAAAGACGACTCTCCATACGTGTTAAAGAATGTCTCTTTTGTGTTGCAGAAAG
The Vibrio cyclitrophicus DNA segment above includes these coding regions:
- the gntR gene encoding gluconate operon transcriptional repressor GntR, translating into MSNKKKRPTLQDVANLVGVTKMTVSRCLRDSSQVSEALRDKISYAVDELGYIPNRAPDILSNAKSNAIGVLVPSLTNQVFAEVIRGIEQVTAPAGYQTMIAHYGYSAELEEQSIASLLSYNVDAIILSENVHTDRARKMLQTVSIPVIEIMDSVSPRIEQAVGFDNFEAARAMTKTMLERGRTNIAYLAARMDERTRLKMADYEHAMQEADKTPVTLQTEDASSFTLGAKLIGELLEKHPEVNGIFCTNDDLAIGAFYECVRRGIQVPDQMAIAGFHGHDITVAMTPRLATVVTPREQIGKVAAEQVVARLQGNKEWIAKLDLGYEIEVGESI
- a CDS encoding siderophore-interacting protein, producing the protein MSKPSPITLTVTQTSTITPNMQRITLSGEGLSKYPTECAGGYIKLLFSPLGTTDLSQLNDGERPTMRTYTIRQYNPTEKFIEVDFVRHITTDLQCGFAARWAMNAEVGDTVSVAGPGLIQGLNLESDWFFLVADMTSLPALSAKVKTLPETATGHAVIQINSAADKQVLETPRGINVTWLIEDETSESLSQTVRNTEWLDGQVSVWTACEFESMRELRQYFRNEKEVAKENIYISSYWKRGVTEDGHKVLKQQDAQSLAG
- a CDS encoding peptide MFS transporter gives rise to the protein MWNRLNKSMMFCQMMFGLSFYGVMVILTRFFLEDLNYNEADTMMVVGAFSAIGPLFAIAGGFIADKFLGAYRSLTIAFLGFASGYALLVLGAAATNVPMALCGIALASYARGLMSPSYPSLYKRTFKTQEDFENCYPINYSVNNIGALLGQYLFPMLVLIVGFNGGFLLSAILAGAALLMMIFVRKGLVEASAEIDQTPVSTKNWAAFLGLSAAMIGLVFFMFSNMDIGQNIVYAIGGAAIIYFVSLMIKSKKSDMLKMGTILIITFLTTCFFVYYGQMMTSMTMVAINTMRGDLFGFIPVAPEASMAMNPLWCMVAGPIITGIFSKLEKKNIHFSTATKVGFSFILTAIAFGILTMAVTTVGDDILIRPEVFLAIHFFLAFGEVIVGSMVVAFILSVAPKHIENFSVSLFSVAIALSGIVGAVFSTSIALEKGQQITQEIVQTVYGDYFQMLTVLAVVMVGIAMAASFIIRKMLEAAKTAEETIELEQANS
- a CDS encoding L-serine ammonia-lyase; protein product: MLSIFDIYKIGVGPSSSHTNGPMIAGFNFTQKIEPVLGQVTRIQIDLYGSLSLTGIGHHTDRATLLGLLGNRPDTIKITSANLAMRKAIEDKSLMVSGSHEIHFDAESDLLFHKTNLPLHENGMTISAFDASGSLLEMETYYSIGGGFIATADELQHGKQESKTQVEFPFSSADQLLELSDQNGLSLGGLVLRNEISFQGMDVIDQKADQIWKVMSLCMQRGFDTEGILDGGLDVTRRAPALLKKLEANASIENDPMEIMDWINLFAFAVSEENAAGGQVVTSPTNGAAGVIPAVLMYYHRFIKELDTKQLKDFLAVSGAIGILYKTNASISGAEVGCQGEVGVSSSMAAAGLTALRGGSNEQICIAAEIAMEHSLGMTCDPIGGLVQVPCIERNAMGAMKAINASRMALKRTSKCLISLDKVIATMYQTGKDMNKKYRETSLGGLAVIHMAPPCE
- a CDS encoding YdcF family protein, which gives rise to MSVNYLLIVLGKRLNENKLTDEGISRVDALVEYLAELLVEESNQQTAVAFCGGVTKGQTISEADAMHAYFRNLESQCEVPFMLSAVLLEQLSTNTVENIQNLASEMIDSGLFTRGQSVRVTFISNDYHLQRIFDIQMLMDEQGLLKVLVEKCSALGVELQIDRQLEAHVAVPYPHQSTQGQLFLLMDVLTTYRVYLEGVSAGAFERDLESVRREPERLSLEALIAAKELVGRSSHFEIVDSLLPILERCIQQTPVDTDIKKVREYLALLDTNLTLLNRYLDPESDLTHRWWR
- a CDS encoding putative hemolysin, with the protein product MKKIGLMAVFAVVLGGCANDYAEYSEGQRVSVANPAAVYCVQQNGELDTVTENDQRTTYCVFEDGERIEQWEYYRNHHEQDSETQS
- a CDS encoding NUDIX hydrolase, whose translation is MRHLKTTIHPDIDHLDNKTVYKRNAARAIVLDGEDILMLYTERYHDYTIPGGGLDEGEDVIAGMVRELEEETGAKNIHSIKPFGIFEEFRPWYKDDADIVHMISYCYSCKIDSELGETAYEDYEVKNGMKPVWMNIHEAIAHNEKTMAESPKKGMSIERETFLLHLIAKEML
- a CDS encoding ABC transporter ATP-binding protein — its product is MNKRQFIAHYLRMNRTSYFLAIVFIFLVNWLQVEIPRYIQLAIDLIDDASLSGHQQLQSYVWMVVGMSVAMVVVRILSRIYALNPGRITEAALKSTLLKNLNRLPNSFHERFASGRLISIINNDLGGIRLLFGVGFLQFFNALLALSLTPLYMWRISPELTLYSIIPISIAFVIFRVGFKRMKALHLEHMKRLQNLSAQLMSYLSGIDLIKSQQMSPWVKAETEKLNQLLLECRLKITRIQVFFMPVLDYANDLMKIIILGLGGYMLMRQELTLGEITAFLTYSVLLAMPLMQLGRIATIYQRGMVGIQSAQTILNAKVPELDEGKLTELDVESLKGKTFSIRNLNFSYSGEERLILDDISFDIPAGKKVGVLGGIGAGKTTLVNCLNHHLDVPQGSIFLGERDITSFSRSDLRRYVKTVTQDPYLFSATVEDNIRFGSSDTELAKSQVNEVLELSQLASDVTRFEHGDQTLVGEKGIMLSGGQKQRLSIARALLQPTDLIIMDNVLSAVDYETERRILEGLFKRLENQSVLVVSHRVNALEYMDEIIVLNEGKVIAKGDHATLLKTCDYYYDTWQLQQNETEAAAC
- a CDS encoding ABC transporter ATP-binding protein, which codes for MLKGVDLKYLKHFFKFAKKYKGSAILGIAMLPLSVITSLLFPWLIIQVIDVQLSHGDMDGLLEYVFYLVVVLVASYVVDTTYSYNLRKTGQYTITDMRSVLFARVLKLPRSYFDNTPIGVTLSRLTSDLETIGETFVQSVVGLVKDSINTIALLVMMFFIDWQLTLIVLVIMPPVMYLTVYVRNRLRALYKVTRSTLARGIGFLQEVLFGMKTVQMYRAEEQVEKRYQGYTDEFLRAQKKINKYDAILFSFISGITSVTIAIMIWYGSEQVIEGALTLGVLIAFINTLEKVFVPIRDFTSQIASIQSSFAAFDHIEELFVEPTEEEGRNLLPSNKVEKQLEQFVSLEFKNVSFRYKDDSPYVLKNVSFVLQKGHQIALVGSTGSGKSTILRLISKTYQDYQGSILLNGIELSQISSEDSAHLFSMMMQDVHLFEESIQFNIALGKAHLSRTDVEQAARYVYADKFIEQLPQGYDFHLEKNGSNLSVGQTQLISFARAVAQGGQLMMLDEATSSVDSITEDFIQKAMQRLFKEKTVIAIAHRLSTVRHSDTILVLDKGQVVEQGNHQQLVIQNGVYAGLLKESIVATNDS